Within the Gloeobacter kilaueensis JS1 genome, the region ACGCCCAGAAATATAGAGATGCCTCCAACCCGCACCGTCGGTCGGGTATGAATCCGACGGCCACCGGGCGTATCGACTCCCAGGCCGCTTTTGAGGCCACCGGCCCGCACCAGGGGAGTAACGACCAGCACCGTCAGGATGGCGACAGCAAAGGCGACCCCACAGCTGAGCAGATCCCCCGGCGGCAAGGGGCTCAAATCGATGCCCGCCGCCTGAGCAGCCGGTACCAGTCCCAGCAGGGCGCTGGCCATTGTTACGAATGTGATCAGGAAGGGCATCTACCCGCCACAAGTTGCAGCCACTTGAGTGTATCGCCTGTTGGTCCTCCTGGGCACTATATGAATCGGTGAATTAGAGAGTTTGCGCCAGGGTCCGGTGGGCGCTGTAATATAGTGCCGAAAACTGGCCTGCGATCACTCTACAAACAGATGAAAAGAAGAGAATTTGCGGCAGGTGCGGCGCTGCTCACCCTGCTGGGAGCCTGTAGCAGCGCCGACAAAGTGTATATTGCTGTAGCAGCCCCTCTCTCCGGCGATCAAGCGGTCCAGGGAGAGTATATGCTCAAAGCCGTTCAACTCGCCGTCGATGAAGTCAACAAAAAAGGAGGCATCAAGGGCAAGACTGTCGAGATCGTCACCGGCGACGACCAGGCCAAACCCCTCGATGCGACCAGCGTCGCCCGCAAACTGGCCTCCACCGACGGCGTATACGGTGTCATCGGTCACTTCAACTCCGGCTGCTCGATTCCGGCCTCATCGATCTACAGCCAGAGCAATCTGGTGATGATCACCCCCGGCAGCACCAACCCGACCCTCACCGAGCAGGGACTCAAAAACATCTACCGGATCGTCGGTCGCGACGACCAGCAGGGCAGCGTCGATGGTGACTTTGCCCTCAAAAAGCTCAAAGCTCTGCGCATCGCCATCCTGCACGACAAGACGCCCTACGGCCAGGGGCTGGCTGCCTTCTTCCGCGATACGGTCGAAAAGGGCGGTGCGGAGGTGGTTTTCTTTGAGGGGATTACCCGTGGAGACAAGGATTTTCGAGCGGTGCTCACCAAGATCAA harbors:
- a CDS encoding branched-chain amino acid ABC transporter substrate-binding protein, translated to MKRREFAAGAALLTLLGACSSADKVYIAVAAPLSGDQAVQGEYMLKAVQLAVDEVNKKGGIKGKTVEIVTGDDQAKPLDATSVARKLASTDGVYGVIGHFNSGCSIPASSIYSQSNLVMITPGSTNPTLTEQGLKNIYRIVGRDDQQGSVDGDFALKKLKALRIAILHDKTPYGQGLAAFFRDTVEKGGAEVVFFEGITRGDKDFRAVLTKIKTIDPDLLFYGGVFVEAGLVVSQARELGIDARFMSGDGTKDQSFVELVGKTTGDIYVSGPAQINNKAFVDAYRTKFNNEAPGPFGPYAYDAARILLAAMEKAPKLTREAVAEEVRKIKVFPGLAGPIAFDDKGDVVKAPFDIYVIKGGVFVPYRA